One window from the genome of Methyloradius palustris encodes:
- a CDS encoding putative bifunctional diguanylate cyclase/phosphodiesterase: MCDQVRGSDAEYASAMAAGIRAVMSDKTSEFSLEYPCHSPVEKRWFVCRVASFCHENAFRILMTHEDVTKTKLAEIELNFQNQEKEKRALELIIANNELSIAATAFQSQGGILVTDANRVILRVNRAFTTITGYSEQELIGETSHLLRTDLDDTTFHHEMWQVVNKTGEWAGEIWSHRKNGDMYPEQITVTAAKDANGKVTNYIVNLTDITLSKAAAEEIQQLAFYDPLTKLPNRRLLVDRIKHALATSGRAGWVGALLFIDLDHFKTLNDTLGHDSGDLLLQQVSARLIDSVRECDTVARIGGDEFVVLIEGLSQHAIESAAETQVIADKIHATLNEPYQLGLDQYYSSPSIGVTLFQDQLLGIEELLQQADIAMYQAKKAGRNDIRFFDQQMQDTINARASMEKDLHKALEREQFQLYYQVQVNSSRQVVGAEGLIRWVHPKRGLVSPCDFISLAEETGLILPIGEWVLDTACAQLKAWQQDETTHQLTISVNVSTKQCRQSDFVALVKTSANKFDINPALLKLELTESILLENVEDIIATMQELKEVGIHFSLDDFGTGYSSLQYLKQLPLHQLKIDQSFVRNIAIDHSDQAIVRTIIAMASSLELNVIAEGVETEEQQKFLQKNHCNHYQGYLFGKPSPIDQFEVLLK; encoded by the coding sequence GTGTGTGATCAAGTACGTGGCTCGGATGCTGAGTATGCGAGCGCAATGGCAGCGGGCATTCGTGCCGTAATGAGTGACAAAACATCAGAGTTTTCGCTTGAATATCCCTGTCATTCCCCTGTTGAAAAGCGCTGGTTTGTTTGCAGGGTGGCCTCGTTCTGCCATGAGAACGCTTTTAGAATTCTCATGACTCATGAAGATGTCACCAAAACCAAGCTAGCTGAAATAGAGCTCAATTTTCAAAACCAGGAAAAAGAAAAACGCGCCTTAGAGTTAATCATTGCTAATAACGAACTTAGCATTGCTGCCACTGCTTTTCAGTCGCAGGGCGGTATATTAGTAACTGATGCCAACAGAGTCATTCTTCGTGTTAATCGTGCTTTTACCACCATCACTGGCTACTCCGAGCAAGAGCTCATTGGTGAAACCTCCCATTTGCTGCGCACAGATTTAGACGACACCACGTTCCATCATGAAATGTGGCAAGTAGTGAATAAAACAGGCGAATGGGCTGGAGAAATATGGAGCCACCGCAAAAATGGTGACATGTACCCTGAGCAAATCACTGTTACCGCGGCAAAAGACGCTAACGGCAAAGTAACAAATTACATCGTCAACTTAACTGATATCACGCTGAGTAAAGCCGCCGCTGAGGAGATTCAGCAACTGGCTTTTTATGACCCCCTGACCAAGTTACCCAACCGACGTTTACTGGTAGACCGCATTAAACATGCGCTAGCAACTAGCGGACGGGCGGGCTGGGTTGGTGCATTATTGTTTATTGATCTGGATCATTTTAAAACCTTAAACGATACCTTGGGGCATGATTCTGGAGACTTGTTACTGCAGCAAGTATCAGCACGATTGATAGATAGCGTGAGGGAATGTGACACTGTTGCGCGTATTGGCGGTGACGAATTTGTTGTATTGATAGAGGGCTTAAGTCAGCATGCCATTGAATCTGCAGCTGAGACTCAAGTGATTGCAGACAAGATACATGCCACGCTTAATGAGCCTTACCAGCTTGGTTTAGACCAATATTACAGTTCGCCGAGTATTGGCGTTACCTTGTTTCAAGACCAGTTATTGGGCATAGAAGAGCTATTGCAGCAGGCTGATATTGCCATGTATCAGGCAAAGAAAGCGGGGCGTAACGATATCCGCTTTTTCGACCAGCAGATGCAGGACACCATCAATGCCAGGGCATCCATGGAAAAGGACTTACATAAAGCGCTAGAGCGTGAGCAATTTCAGCTCTATTACCAAGTTCAGGTCAATAGTAGCAGGCAGGTAGTGGGGGCTGAGGGATTGATACGCTGGGTACATCCAAAGCGCGGTTTAGTGTCACCCTGTGACTTTATTTCTTTAGCAGAAGAGACGGGATTGATCCTGCCTATTGGAGAGTGGGTATTAGATACAGCCTGCGCCCAGCTTAAGGCATGGCAGCAAGATGAAACAACCCATCAACTCACAATCTCAGTCAATGTAAGTACAAAGCAATGTCGTCAATCAGACTTTGTAGCATTGGTAAAAACCTCTGCAAACAAGTTTGATATTAACCCTGCACTGCTCAAGCTTGAGCTGACGGAAAGTATCCTGCTAGAAAATGTAGAAGACATTATTGCCACCATGCAGGAACTAAAAGAAGTCGGCATTCATTTTTCACTAGATGATTTTGGAACAGGGTATTCATCGTTGCAGTACCTCAAACAACTACCCTTACATCAGTTGAAAATTGACCAATCATTTGTACGAAATATCGCAATTGATCATAGTGATCAGGCCATCGTACGGACGATTATTGCCATGGCGAGCAGCCTGGAACTCAATGTCATTGCCGAAGGAGTTGAAACTGAAGAACAGCAAAAATTTCTTCAAAAGAACCACTGTAATCATTATCAAGGTTACTTATTTGGTAAACCGTCACCAATTGACCAGTTTGAGGTTCTGCTTAAATAA